A single genomic interval of Neosynechococcus sphagnicola sy1 harbors:
- a CDS encoding NUDIX hydrolase, with translation MSHTYEYPRPALTVDCVVFGLDASDLKILLIQRRLPPFVGDWALPGGFVHLNESLEEAALRELREETGIEQVFLEQLYTFGRVDRDPRDRVVTVTYYALVNLDAYRIQAATDAQDVAWFSVAQLPTLAFDHDQIVAVALGRLQGKLRYEPIGFELLPKKFTLTQLQKLYETVLGQGLDKRNFRKKNSEYATAGGTG, from the coding sequence ATGTCCCATACCTACGAATACCCCAGACCCGCCCTCACAGTGGATTGCGTGGTATTTGGCCTGGATGCCTCTGACTTAAAGATCCTGTTGATCCAGCGCCGACTCCCCCCCTTTGTTGGTGATTGGGCACTTCCTGGTGGGTTTGTCCACTTGAATGAATCTCTAGAAGAGGCTGCATTGCGGGAATTACGGGAAGAAACGGGGATTGAGCAGGTGTTCCTGGAGCAGCTTTATACCTTTGGTCGTGTCGATCGCGACCCTCGCGATCGGGTGGTCACCGTTACTTACTACGCCCTCGTCAACTTAGATGCCTATCGTATTCAGGCGGCAACGGATGCCCAGGATGTTGCCTGGTTCTCAGTGGCACAGTTGCCAACCCTAGCCTTCGACCATGATCAGATTGTGGCAGTGGCGCTAGGACGGTTACAGGGTAAACTCCGCTATGAGCCGATCGGCTTTGAACTATTGCCGAAGAAGTTCACGCTGACTCAACTGCAAAAACTCTATGAGACGGTGCTGGGTCAAGGGTTAGATAAACGCAATTTCCGCAAAAAAAATTCTGAATATGCAACTGCTGGTGGAACTGGATGA
- a CDS encoding protein phosphatase 2C domain-containing protein, with protein sequence MQGLFTVAAGSITGRDHQWINKNNQDAYYLWRDSHSLIAVVCDGCGSRPHSEVGAKIGARLVVETIRRSLIGAAMDLNTAGFWQQIRQEILGQLQQWAIALGGDFVQTVLDYFLFTLAGTVITPTTTWIFSIGDGVIILNSQIQELGPFPDNAPPYLAYGLLASGAVNTEFQLHSPLPTPELQTLLIGTDGVSELMQIGHQCLPGKQEFVQPIDQFWQEDRYFSNPDCLRRRLTLINREVVRLNPRSQQLEKQPGLLPDDTTLIVIKRCPS encoded by the coding sequence ATGCAAGGACTGTTTACAGTGGCGGCGGGCTCAATTACGGGCCGAGATCATCAGTGGATCAACAAAAACAACCAGGATGCCTACTATCTTTGGCGTGATTCCCACTCCTTGATTGCAGTGGTCTGCGATGGTTGTGGCAGTCGTCCCCACAGCGAAGTGGGAGCCAAGATCGGGGCTCGTTTGGTGGTGGAAACCATCCGGCGATCGCTGATCGGTGCTGCAATGGATCTCAACACTGCGGGCTTCTGGCAGCAGATCCGCCAGGAGATCTTAGGGCAACTCCAACAGTGGGCGATCGCCCTCGGGGGAGATTTTGTCCAAACGGTGCTGGATTATTTCTTATTCACCCTTGCAGGCACCGTGATCACCCCCACCACTACGTGGATCTTCTCCATTGGCGATGGAGTGATCATCCTCAACAGTCAAATCCAGGAACTGGGTCCCTTCCCGGACAATGCCCCCCCCTATCTGGCCTATGGTTTGCTAGCCTCGGGGGCTGTCAATACTGAGTTTCAGTTGCATTCGCCCTTGCCCACCCCAGAACTCCAGACTCTCCTCATTGGCACCGATGGGGTCAGTGAGTTGATGCAGATTGGTCACCAGTGCTTGCCTGGGAAACAGGAATTCGTGCAGCCGATTGATCAGTTTTGGCAAGAAGACCGTTATTTCAGTAATCCCGATTGCTTGCGCCGCAGATTAACCCTGATTAACCGGGAGGTGGTGCGCCTGAATCCGCGATCGCAGCAGCTGGAAAAACAACCAGGATTGCTGCCAGACGATACCACGTTGATTGTGATCAAACGCTGCCCAAGTTGA
- a CDS encoding isochorismatase has product MTTQTTQQLPLPAHFDTQKVSDVWRVLYQDRAADAEAWAKQWHLQPAAKDRFRICLMAIDVQNTFCIPKFELFVAGRSGMGAVEDNIRLCEFIYRNLGILTAIAPTMDTHTAMQIFHPVFWINDAGEHPIPAATTITLADVQQGRWKVNPAVAFSLGKGNYLALQNHALHYVQKLSNDGKYPLIVWPYHAMLGGIGHALVSAVEEAMFFHSLARNSQTYFEIKGGNPLTENYSVLRPEVLEGANGQAIAQKNTRFIQKLLDYDAVIIGGQAKSHCVAWTIDDLLTEILAQDPSLVKKVYLLEDCTSPVVVPGVIDFTTQADDAFQRFKAAGMHVVRSIDPIETWPGINL; this is encoded by the coding sequence ATGACCACCCAAACCACCCAACAACTCCCCCTGCCTGCCCACTTTGATACCCAAAAAGTCAGCGATGTCTGGCGGGTGCTCTATCAAGACCGTGCTGCGGATGCCGAAGCTTGGGCCAAACAATGGCATCTACAACCCGCCGCCAAGGACAGGTTTCGTATTTGTCTCATGGCCATCGATGTCCAGAATACCTTCTGCATTCCCAAGTTTGAACTGTTTGTTGCCGGACGATCGGGGATGGGAGCGGTGGAAGATAATATCCGCCTGTGTGAGTTTATCTATCGCAACCTAGGCATCCTCACCGCGATCGCCCCGACCATGGATACCCACACGGCGATGCAGATCTTCCATCCGGTGTTCTGGATCAATGATGCCGGGGAACATCCAATTCCGGCTGCGACCACGATTACCCTGGCCGATGTGCAACAAGGCCGTTGGAAAGTCAACCCTGCCGTTGCCTTTAGCCTGGGGAAAGGCAATTACCTGGCATTGCAAAACCACGCCCTCCACTATGTGCAAAAACTCAGTAACGATGGGAAGTATCCCCTGATTGTCTGGCCCTACCACGCCATGCTGGGGGGGATTGGTCATGCCTTAGTGTCGGCAGTAGAGGAAGCAATGTTCTTTCATAGCCTGGCTCGCAATAGCCAGACCTATTTTGAAATTAAAGGCGGCAATCCCCTGACGGAAAACTACTCGGTCTTGCGTCCCGAAGTCTTAGAAGGCGCCAATGGGCAGGCGATCGCCCAGAAGAATACCCGGTTTATTCAAAAACTGCTGGACTATGATGCTGTGATCATTGGCGGCCAAGCCAAGAGCCACTGTGTGGCCTGGACAATTGACGATCTGTTGACGGAAATTCTAGCGCAAGACCCCAGCTTGGTGAAGAAGGTCTATCTGCTGGAGGATTGCACCTCCCCCGTTGTCGTTCCAGGGGTGATCGACTTTACGACCCAAGCTGATGACGCGTTCCAACGCTTCAAAGCTGCGGGCATGCATGTGGTGCGATCGATTGATCCGATTGAAACCTGGCCTGGAATTAACTTGTGA
- a CDS encoding AraC family transcriptional regulator, translating to MFVDPEKTRDISDLVYSRQPLLISQTAAWRSIQVAHYLHPPWETPQYFALAHLIQVHLGKPVNMLLNLSGNCHDLQLTAGDISIYTAGSLIQSRWDQVAEFINLYIHPDFFQRLSAASLSPDQARLLQKPQVRDPLIQQIGQVLKTELETNGLMNRFYAESLATALVAHLLRRYMLLPPTLRQHGDGLPEYCLQQVMDHVHAHLAEDLSLDELAAIAQISPYYFARLFKQSIGVSPHQYVIQRRIERAKQLLQDDQIAIADVALQCGFPSHSHFTKLFQHQTGMTPKRYRHDHKALGDGVLSRRLPESEFDHRISF from the coding sequence ATGTTTGTTGATCCAGAAAAGACACGCGATATCTCTGACTTGGTGTACTCGCGCCAGCCACTTTTAATCAGTCAGACAGCGGCATGGCGCAGCATTCAAGTCGCCCATTATCTCCACCCGCCGTGGGAAACCCCCCAATACTTTGCGCTTGCCCATCTGATTCAGGTTCACCTGGGTAAGCCCGTGAACATGCTTCTCAACTTGAGCGGCAACTGTCATGATCTTCAGCTGACTGCAGGGGATATCAGTATCTATACCGCTGGCAGCCTGATTCAATCCCGTTGGGATCAGGTCGCTGAGTTTATTAATCTTTATATCCATCCCGATTTTTTCCAGCGCCTGAGCGCTGCGTCTCTCAGTCCCGATCAGGCGAGGTTGCTCCAGAAGCCCCAAGTGCGCGATCCACTGATACAGCAGATAGGACAGGTTTTGAAAACCGAATTAGAAACCAATGGGTTGATGAACCGCTTTTATGCCGAATCTCTGGCCACTGCCCTTGTTGCCCATCTCCTCCGCCGATACATGCTGCTGCCGCCGACATTGCGGCAACATGGGGATGGCTTGCCTGAGTACTGCCTGCAACAGGTGATGGATCATGTCCACGCCCATCTGGCCGAGGATTTGAGTTTGGATGAACTGGCGGCGATCGCTCAGATTAGTCCCTACTATTTTGCTCGCTTGTTCAAACAATCCATCGGGGTGTCTCCCCACCAATATGTCATCCAACGACGAATTGAGCGTGCCAAACAATTGCTCCAGGACGACCAGATCGCGATCGCGGACGTGGCGCTGCAATGTGGGTTTCCCAGCCATAGCCACTTTACTAAACTGTTTCAGCACCAAACTGGAATGACTCCCAAGCGCTACCGCCACGACCACAAGGCTTTGGGAGATGGGGTCTTAAGTAGACGACTCCCAGAATCGGAGTTTGACCATCGGATCAGCTTCTAG
- a CDS encoding DUF6887 family protein, with protein sequence MSDEDSKQHFLGYREDKKAFRQYLGRIENCPHKVMTTVDDPDFYAKIQAAVLRQM encoded by the coding sequence ATGTCAGATGAAGATTCAAAGCAACACTTCCTCGGATATCGTGAGGATAAGAAAGCTTTTCGACAGTATCTAGGTCGGATCGAAAATTGTCCGCATAAAGTTATGACGACGGTAGATGATCCTGATTTCTATGCCAAGATCCAAGCAGCCGTTTTGCGACAAATGTAA
- a CDS encoding PRC-barrel domain-containing protein, with protein sequence MTTRPTVVRQSELLHQLVLDRNTMEALGRIELLWMYPQSHRVLGFICKSGLIGPKKLVFKLAQLDAWGSSGIFTRSQPEETDLSRVKQLESLIGHEVWSNGGDRVGNITDCLFNLQTGAISQYLLVVSRWGGVSRDVYQLPPGQILSFGNKRTLITATTAKSLALYRGGVEHSLTNFKTSLQEDYGQAVQELKSLGQQAKKPGNPGQEAGRDPGGAVSGNSPIPGSKRAGPRTNLGGVDPRPASPSSSIG encoded by the coding sequence ATGACAACTCGCCCCACCGTGGTTCGACAGAGTGAACTATTGCATCAGTTGGTACTAGACCGCAACACCATGGAGGCACTGGGACGGATTGAACTGCTCTGGATGTACCCCCAGTCCCATCGGGTGTTGGGATTTATTTGTAAATCCGGCTTGATTGGCCCTAAAAAGCTGGTGTTTAAGCTGGCTCAACTTGATGCTTGGGGGAGTAGTGGCATTTTCACCCGTTCCCAGCCTGAAGAAACGGATTTGAGTCGGGTCAAGCAATTAGAATCCCTGATTGGCCATGAGGTTTGGAGTAATGGCGGCGATCGCGTCGGCAACATTACTGATTGTCTGTTTAACTTGCAAACCGGAGCCATCAGTCAATATTTACTCGTGGTCAGTCGCTGGGGCGGGGTGAGTCGTGATGTCTATCAGTTGCCACCGGGGCAGATTTTGAGCTTTGGCAACAAACGCACGTTGATCACTGCTACCACCGCTAAATCCTTAGCCCTCTACCGAGGCGGCGTAGAACACTCCCTGACAAACTTCAAAACTTCCCTGCAAGAAGATTACGGCCAGGCGGTGCAAGAGTTAAAATCCCTCGGTCAACAGGCAAAAAAACCTGGCAACCCAGGCCAAGAAGCGGGTAGAGATCCTGGGGGAGCAGTTTCAGGAAACAGCCCAATCCCTGGTTCAAAACGTGCAGGCCCAAGGACAAACCTGGGTGGAGTTGATCCAAGACCCGCCTCCCCCTCCTCATCCATTGGCTGA
- a CDS encoding SDR family oxidoreductase, translating to MPNPLPPLAQQVILITGASSGIGAALAQSLATRYPGIRLVLAARTAVTLEQLATQYRQLGAEILVVPTDMAAPEQVQTLATTAIAHFGRVDSLVNNAGYGQMGPVELVPIAAAQHQFAVNVLGVVGLIQALIPTMRQQGGGRILNISSIAGRLAFPFGGLYSASKFALEGLSDTLRMELSPFNIQVSVIEPGPVQTNFFQVATQGVEQTIPDPQKTPYRAAFAQIETLEQRVGDRAWSSEQVVAVILKALTDPVPRPRYLAATGGRVLLFLMTKLLPTKMVDGFWQRFYGIDLVERDWKNRLGSLPRITVR from the coding sequence ATGCCGAACCCCCTTCCTCCCCTTGCCCAACAGGTGATCTTAATTACGGGTGCCTCTTCCGGTATTGGGGCTGCACTGGCACAAAGCTTGGCAACTCGCTACCCCGGTATCCGGCTGGTTTTGGCCGCTCGCACGGCGGTCACCTTAGAACAACTGGCGACCCAGTACCGCCAACTCGGAGCCGAGATTCTGGTGGTGCCGACGGATATGGCTGCACCGGAGCAGGTACAGACCCTTGCCACCACTGCGATCGCCCACTTTGGACGGGTGGATTCCCTGGTCAATAATGCTGGCTATGGTCAAATGGGACCAGTTGAATTGGTACCGATTGCAGCAGCGCAACACCAATTTGCGGTCAATGTTTTAGGCGTGGTGGGCTTAATTCAGGCGCTGATTCCCACCATGCGTCAACAGGGCGGAGGGCGGATTCTCAATATTAGTTCCATTGCCGGTCGTTTGGCGTTTCCCTTTGGGGGCTTATACAGCGCCTCAAAATTTGCCCTTGAGGGGCTCAGTGACACCCTAAGGATGGAACTAAGTCCGTTTAATATTCAGGTGAGTGTGATTGAACCGGGGCCTGTGCAGACCAATTTCTTTCAGGTCGCAACCCAAGGGGTTGAGCAAACGATTCCAGACCCCCAAAAGACTCCCTACCGAGCCGCCTTTGCCCAGATCGAGACCCTTGAGCAGCGGGTGGGCGATCGCGCTTGGAGTTCTGAGCAAGTTGTCGCCGTGATTCTCAAGGCTCTTACTGATCCAGTGCCTCGCCCCCGCTATCTTGCCGCCACGGGAGGTCGTGTGTTGTTGTTCCTAATGACCAAGTTGCTCCCCACTAAAATGGTTGACGGATTTTGGCAGCGCTTCTATGGCATTGATTTGGTTGAGCGAGATTGGAAAAATCGTCTTGGATCGTTGCCTAGAATAACAGTCCGTTAA
- a CDS encoding ATP-grasp domain-containing protein, whose translation MAAAQTIFNLPIMGEYPQVLLAESKYDAVQEFYLAVVLDRSVRRPLLLGSQQGGIYVEAALEQIQQVVVDQDFSPFYARKLAVKMGLQGQLIQAVSAIVEKMYDLFIQKDLDLVEINPLGIRASGEVMALDGKITVNDNALVRHADLVEMALTIANRVVDKETKAQLTVSRRVTATDDPPLD comes from the coding sequence GTGGCAGCCGCCCAAACAATTTTTAACCTGCCGATTATGGGGGAGTACCCCCAGGTACTGCTGGCAGAATCTAAGTACGATGCAGTTCAAGAATTTTATCTGGCCGTTGTCCTCGATCGTTCTGTGCGCCGTCCCCTGCTGTTGGGTTCCCAACAAGGGGGCATCTATGTAGAAGCTGCTTTGGAGCAGATCCAGCAAGTGGTGGTTGATCAGGATTTCTCTCCCTTCTATGCCCGGAAATTAGCCGTCAAGATGGGACTGCAAGGCCAGCTGATTCAAGCCGTCAGTGCCATCGTTGAAAAGATGTATGACCTGTTTATTCAAAAGGACTTAGATTTAGTTGAGATCAACCCTTTGGGCATTCGTGCCAGTGGGGAAGTGATGGCGCTGGATGGCAAGATTACCGTCAATGACAACGCCCTCGTGCGCCACGCCGATCTGGTTGAGATGGCGCTGACGATTGCCAACCGAGTTGTGGATAAAGAAACCAAAGCCCAACTGACAGTTTCCCGCCGGGTGACGGCCACTGATGACCCCCCCCTTGATTGA
- a CDS encoding succinate--CoA ligase subunit alpha, which yields MNFTADTRVLIQGITEPLAAAAVPLMQAYGTRVVAGVSPGFGGQVLAGIPVLDLVEQVLTQVGEVDATLIFVHPYRVLDAALEAIANGIRQIIIITEGMPPLDMVKLLQKAEASETLVVGPNCPGVIVPGQVLLGIHPAEVYTPGNIGLVSRSGTLTYEVAMELTQAGLGQSIAVGIGSDAIVGASFAQWLQILDEDETTEAIVLIGEIGGDSEEAAAQYIAEVIDKPVVAYVAGRAAPRGKPTGHAGAIIASQLSATREIIAYHTHLGTAESKIAAFKEAQVPVAERPSQIPVLLQQALQH from the coding sequence ATGAATTTCACAGCTGATACCAGAGTCCTGATTCAGGGCATTACAGAACCCTTGGCAGCGGCGGCGGTGCCGTTGATGCAAGCCTATGGCACCCGAGTTGTCGCCGGGGTCAGTCCTGGATTTGGTGGTCAGGTGTTGGCAGGAATCCCCGTGTTGGATTTGGTCGAACAGGTGCTGACCCAGGTTGGGGAGGTCGATGCCACCCTGATTTTTGTCCATCCCTATCGGGTGTTAGATGCCGCCCTAGAGGCGATCGCCAACGGCATTCGTCAGATTATTATCATCACCGAAGGGATGCCGCCCCTCGATATGGTGAAACTGCTGCAAAAAGCAGAGGCCAGCGAAACCCTAGTGGTAGGGCCTAACTGTCCGGGGGTCATTGTACCGGGGCAGGTGTTATTGGGCATTCATCCCGCAGAAGTTTATACCCCCGGCAATATTGGTCTAGTGAGTCGCAGCGGCACCCTCACCTATGAAGTCGCCATGGAACTCACCCAAGCAGGCTTGGGTCAGTCCATCGCTGTTGGGATTGGCAGTGATGCGATCGTGGGTGCGTCCTTTGCACAGTGGCTTCAAATCTTGGATGAAGATGAGACCACCGAAGCCATTGTTCTGATTGGAGAAATTGGGGGTGACAGTGAAGAAGCTGCTGCCCAATACATTGCCGAAGTCATTGATAAGCCTGTAGTTGCCTACGTTGCTGGTCGGGCAGCCCCCCGAGGCAAACCCACTGGCCATGCCGGAGCTATCATTGCCTCACAATTGTCGGCGACGCGAGAAATTATTGCTTATCACACCCACCTGGGGACGGCAGAGAGTAAAATTGCGGCGTTTAAAGAGGCTCAAGTCCCCGTTGCTGAACGTCCTTCCCAGATCCCGGTGCTATTGCAGCAGGCGTTACAACACTGA
- the hpnI gene encoding bacteriohopanetetrol glucosamine biosynthesis glycosyltransferase HpnI, which produces MNDVWSYSLLIALCLPATWYYCYGIYAALTFFYHPIQPEPDYHPPITVLKPICGLDNDTYENFASFCRQDYPDYQIIFGVHNAQDPCVTIVQQLIQDFPDLDIQLVISDRIIGTNFKVSNLANAEPQAKHAILLLADSDVRVGSDYLRRVIQPLRDPAVGVVTCLFRPLTRGWVANLEALGISTDYLAGVLVANRLQGMTFALGPTIAIRRAALEAIGGFAAIADFLADDFQLGYLPAQAGYKVVLSDYIIEHVITTESLTDLFHRQIRWAFCTRVSRPWGYLGLIFTHGIATSFLFLIMTWETRLGVIGLSITWLTRLAMAWIIGAMFLQDRAAKQLLWLVPLRDLISFGFWCYGFAGNSIQWRGRRMRLLRNGKLEPWEI; this is translated from the coding sequence TTGAATGATGTCTGGTCTTATAGCTTGTTAATCGCTTTATGTCTGCCAGCAACTTGGTACTACTGCTATGGGATCTATGCAGCACTAACCTTTTTTTACCATCCCATCCAGCCAGAACCTGACTACCATCCGCCGATTACGGTTCTCAAGCCGATCTGTGGTCTCGATAATGATACTTACGAAAACTTTGCTTCCTTTTGTAGACAGGACTACCCTGACTATCAAATTATCTTTGGGGTTCACAATGCCCAAGATCCTTGTGTGACCATTGTCCAGCAACTGATTCAGGATTTTCCAGACCTTGATATTCAGCTCGTAATTAGTGACCGTATCATTGGCACCAACTTTAAAGTCAGCAACCTGGCGAATGCAGAGCCTCAGGCGAAACACGCCATTTTGCTGCTGGCAGACAGCGACGTTCGCGTAGGATCTGACTATCTCAGGCGCGTGATCCAGCCGCTGCGGGACCCAGCTGTAGGAGTTGTCACTTGTTTATTTAGGCCACTGACACGAGGGTGGGTGGCAAATCTCGAGGCTCTTGGCATCTCAACAGATTACCTGGCCGGGGTTTTAGTAGCGAATCGCTTGCAGGGAATGACCTTTGCCCTGGGGCCAACCATCGCCATTCGCCGCGCTGCCTTAGAAGCTATTGGGGGGTTCGCCGCGATCGCTGACTTTCTGGCGGACGATTTTCAACTGGGTTACTTACCTGCCCAAGCAGGCTATAAGGTCGTACTCTCCGATTACATCATTGAGCATGTGATTACCACCGAGAGCCTCACCGACTTGTTTCACCGCCAAATCCGATGGGCTTTTTGTACCCGAGTTTCTCGACCCTGGGGATATCTAGGGCTGATCTTTACCCATGGAATTGCTACTAGTTTTTTATTCCTGATCATGACCTGGGAAACCAGATTGGGCGTGATTGGGCTGAGTATTACTTGGTTGACAAGATTGGCAATGGCTTGGATCATTGGGGCGATGTTCCTTCAGGATCGTGCCGCAAAACAATTACTATGGCTGGTGCCTCTCAGGGATTTAATTAGTTTTGGTTTCTGGTGCTATGGCTTTGCTGGAAACTCGATCCAATGGCGTGGCCGCCGCATGAGATTGCTGAGAAACGGTAAATTAGAGCCTTGGGAGATTTGA
- the hpnJ gene encoding hopanoid biosynthesis associated radical SAM protein HpnJ: MQKTLFLSPPSFDGFDGGAGARYQTKREVTSFWYPTWLAQPAALVPGSKLVDAPPHGQTFEDVLKIAKDYELVILHTSTPSLPNDVKIAEALKSQNRNVKVGFVGAHVAVLPEQTLRENPVIDFACRHEFDYTCKELAEGKPWDQIKGLSYRDPHQNICHTEDRELIHDWDSMPSVLPVYARDLDVTKYFNGYLQHPYVSFYTGRGCPAKCTFCLWPQTIGGHLYRTKSPEVVGREMEEAKALFGDTVREYMFDDDTFTINRQRAIAISEHMKRLKLTWSCNARANLDYDTLKQLRDNGLRLLLVGFESGNQEILNRIKKGIKLEGAREFMRNCRKLGIIVHGTFILGLPIETQETVEETIRFAREINPHTIQVSIAAPYPGTELYEQAKANKWFASDALVANSGIQTSTLQYPDISSAEIEDAVERMYRQFYFRPQKILSILQEMVVDRRVLVRRMREGVEFFSYLKERRVQAGVTKSQASPIVGT, from the coding sequence GTGCAAAAGACTCTGTTCCTTAGCCCTCCCTCGTTTGATGGTTTTGACGGTGGGGCCGGTGCCCGATACCAAACCAAGCGGGAGGTTACTTCCTTCTGGTATCCCACCTGGTTAGCTCAGCCCGCTGCCCTGGTACCCGGTAGCAAGCTAGTCGATGCCCCCCCCCACGGCCAAACCTTTGAGGACGTTTTGAAGATTGCCAAAGATTACGAGTTAGTGATCTTGCATACCAGTACACCCTCGCTTCCCAATGATGTGAAAATCGCTGAGGCACTCAAATCCCAAAATCGCAATGTCAAGGTTGGCTTTGTTGGGGCACACGTGGCGGTCTTACCGGAGCAAACCCTGAGGGAGAATCCGGTGATTGATTTTGCCTGTCGCCATGAGTTTGACTACACCTGCAAAGAGCTGGCGGAGGGGAAGCCCTGGGATCAAATCAAGGGACTGAGTTACCGCGACCCGCATCAGAATATTTGTCATACGGAAGACCGAGAACTCATCCACGACTGGGATTCGATGCCGAGCGTCTTGCCCGTGTATGCCCGTGATTTAGATGTCACCAAGTATTTCAATGGCTACCTACAACACCCCTACGTCTCTTTCTACACCGGACGGGGTTGCCCTGCAAAATGTACCTTTTGTCTCTGGCCCCAGACCATCGGTGGGCATCTTTACCGTACCAAGAGTCCCGAGGTGGTTGGCCGTGAGATGGAAGAAGCCAAAGCCCTCTTTGGGGATACGGTGCGGGAATATATGTTTGATGACGATACTTTTACCATTAACCGCCAGCGGGCGATCGCCATCAGTGAACACATGAAGCGGCTAAAGCTCACCTGGAGTTGTAATGCCCGCGCCAATTTAGACTACGACACTCTGAAGCAGCTCCGGGACAATGGTCTGCGGCTGTTACTTGTTGGTTTTGAGTCGGGGAACCAGGAGATTTTGAACCGGATTAAAAAGGGCATCAAATTGGAAGGAGCCCGGGAATTTATGAGGAACTGTCGCAAACTGGGGATTATTGTTCATGGCACCTTTATTTTAGGGTTACCCATTGAAACCCAGGAGACCGTGGAAGAAACGATTCGGTTTGCCCGTGAAATCAACCCCCATACCATTCAAGTCTCCATTGCGGCTCCCTATCCCGGCACAGAGCTTTATGAACAAGCCAAGGCCAACAAATGGTTTGCCAGTGATGCTCTGGTTGCCAATTCAGGCATTCAAACTTCTACCCTGCAATACCCAGACATTTCCAGTGCTGAGATCGAAGATGCGGTAGAAAGAATGTATCGTCAATTTTACTTCCGTCCGCAAAAAATCCTGTCCATCCTGCAGGAGATGGTGGTGGATCGCCGGGTGCTGGTGCGGCGGATGAGGGAAGGGGTGGAATTTTTCTCTTACCTGAAAGAACGTCGGGTGCAAGCAGGGGTGACGAAGTCGCAAGCCAGCCCGATTGTTGGGACTTAA
- a CDS encoding EamA family transporter has translation MKNILLLALLVVLQVLGYAGLSYGLHQVGAMSPSNPLAIFFFGLQVFSNLWVLLGVLSMIASLLLYLVAISRLDLSYVLPILASNYVLTTLVGWLILGEKVSAPRWIGTLLITAGVLMVGLSEHARNSKRSRKSIPHKT, from the coding sequence ATGAAAAATATCCTCCTCCTGGCATTGCTGGTTGTGCTTCAGGTTCTGGGATACGCCGGACTGAGCTATGGTCTGCATCAGGTTGGGGCAATGAGTCCATCTAACCCGCTAGCAATCTTTTTCTTTGGGCTTCAGGTGTTTTCCAATCTCTGGGTTTTACTCGGAGTGTTGAGCATGATAGCCTCCTTACTGCTTTACCTGGTCGCAATTTCACGGCTTGATCTGAGCTATGTCCTGCCGATCCTGGCCTCTAATTACGTACTGACGACCCTGGTGGGTTGGCTAATTTTAGGTGAAAAAGTTTCTGCACCGCGCTGGATCGGAACCCTGTTGATTACAGCGGGGGTCTTGATGGTTGGATTGAGCGAACATGCTCGTAATTCCAAGCGATCCAGAAAATCAATTCCCCACAAAACATGA
- a CDS encoding EamA family transporter: protein MIKIWLALIVLVVADCAGTLFLARGMKQLGAVSTATLKPQALVHFFWSAVSNSSLRLGIFCMTIMFFMFISLLSWADVSFVVPATALTEPVNMLGTRFVLKEHVTPVRWFSSVLICMGIYLISYK, encoded by the coding sequence ATGATCAAAATCTGGCTGGCACTGATTGTGCTAGTGGTTGCAGATTGTGCAGGCACTTTATTTCTCGCTCGGGGCATGAAGCAGTTGGGGGCGGTTTCAACTGCAACGCTGAAACCACAGGCGTTGGTTCATTTCTTTTGGAGCGCCGTCAGCAACTCCTCCTTGAGACTCGGAATCTTTTGCATGACGATTATGTTTTTTATGTTTATTTCCTTGCTTAGTTGGGCGGATGTCAGTTTTGTAGTGCCAGCAACAGCTCTAACGGAACCCGTGAATATGTTAGGGACTCGGTTTGTTTTAAAAGAGCATGTAACCCCAGTTCGCTGGTTCAGTAGTGTGCTCATTTGTATGGGTATTTATCTAATTTCTTATAAGTAA